The following is a genomic window from Hymenobacter sp. APR13.
AACGGCGTGCTCACCGCCCCCCACGTGCCCGAATTGGCCCGCATGGGTCTGAAAGCCGTGAACCTGAGCCTCGACACCCTCGACCGGGCCCGGTTCGCAAGCATCACCCGCCGCGACGAGCTGCCCCGCGTGCTCGACACGCTGTACGCCCTACTGGCGGCCGGCATCCGGGTGAAAATCAACGCCGTGGTGATGGACGGGCAGAACACCCAGGACCTGCTGCCGCTGGCCGAACTGACCCGCGACCTGCCCGTAGACGTGCGCTTCATCGAGGAAATGCCCTTCAACGGCCACAGCCACGCGGCCACGCCCGCCACGCTGCCCTGGAACCACAACCGCATCCGCGAGCACCTGGCCCTGAACCTGGGCGAGTTGACACCCGTGGCGGCCCGCTCCGGCGATACGGCCTCGCACTACACTGTAGCCGGCCACCAGGGCCGCCTGGGCATCATTGCGGCTTACTCGCGCACCTTCTGCGGCACCTGCAACCGCATCCGCCTCACGGCCGAGGGCGGCCTCAAAACCTGCCTCTACGACCAGGGCGTGCTTGATATCCGGGCGTTGCTGCGCGGCGGCTCCTCGGATGAGCAGATTGCCGACGCCCTCAAATCTGCCTTCCGCAACCGCGCCGCCAACGGCTTCGAGGCCGAGCGCCAGCGCCCCCTGCACCAGCTTAGCTTTGAGTCGATGAGCACGATTGGGGGGTGAGCGGAGTTGCTGACGCATAACTTGCGGCCCCACTGCTGCACGTTTCAGTGGCAGCATCTCCCGCACCATGACTGTACTCCTGATCTGCCTGCTGTTCTTCAATCTGCTGTGCTTCCTGCTTTTCGCCCTCGACAAACGGAAAGCCCAGCGCGGCCAGCGGCGCATCCCGGAAAAAACGCTACACTTCGCCACGCTGCCGGCCGCGGCACCTGGCGCGTGGGCAGCCATCCTGCTGCTGCACCACAAAAACCGCAAAGCCGCCTTCTGGAGCATCACGCTGCTGCTAACGCTGCTGCAGGGAGCGACGCTCTATTTTGCGTGGCCCTATTTGCAGGAGTTGGTTTGACGAGAATAAGGGGCGGCGTGGATACACCAAGCGAATGCGCTTCGCGCAGACTACTCGCAGGGTATATTTCATTTATTGCTCGTATCCTTAATTCACGATGAAGATATTACTCTGGATACTGGGCCTGGGAGCGGCGCTGTACGTGGCGGTGTGCGTGCTGCTGTATTTTCAGCAGGAGCGGCTGCTGTTCTTTCCGGCCAAGCTGCCCGCCGATTACCGTTTCCGGTTCAGCGACCGGTTTGAGGAACGGTGGATTCCGACGGCCGACGGCACCCGCCTGCACGGCCTGCTGTTCCCGGCCGATTCAGCTTCCAAAGGCCTCATTTTCTACCTGCACGGCAACGGTGGGGCGCTGGATAGCTGGGGCGAGGTGGCGGCCACCTATACCCGGCTGGGCTACAGCGTGTTCCTGCTCGACTACCGGGGCTACGGTAAAAGCGGGGGCCGCATCAGCAGCCAGACGCAGCTGCTCGCCGATGTGGATACAGCGTATCAGCAGATAACTACTGAATTTCCGGAAGGCCGCACGGTACTGCTGGGCTACTCGCTGGGCACGGGGCCGGCGGCGTGGCTGGCCGCCCGGCACCACCCGCGCCTGCTGGTGCTGCAGGCCCCCTACGCCAGCATGCGGGCCATGGCGCGCCAGCATTACCCGTGGGTGCCGCCTTTCATTGTGCGCTATCCGCTGGCTACCGATGAGGTGCTGCCCCGCGTCACGGCGCCCATCGTCATCTTTCACGGCGACCGGGATGAGGTCATCAGCCCGGTATCCACGGCCCGGCTCCGGCAGCAGCTCAAGCCCCAGGACCAGTTCATCACCCTGCCCGGCGCGGGCCACAACGGTCTGACGGACAATCCGGAGTATCAGCGGGCCATCCGGCGGGTGCTGGCCGGACTATAACAGAACGGAGACCGATACTACTCTTCCGCTGCTGGGTTTGGCGTATTGCCACGCCCGATTTTTGTGTGAAAGTCAACGGCAGTGCGCCGGCCGTTGACCAGAGCCGGGCCCCAGGGCGGCGTGTCTCGGAGAGCCGCTTCCAGCAGCTGGCGAGCAGCAGCATCCAGCGTGAGTGGACCGTCCACTGATTTCAGGGTCGCAAA
Proteins encoded in this region:
- a CDS encoding alpha/beta hydrolase is translated as MKILLWILGLGAALYVAVCVLLYFQQERLLFFPAKLPADYRFRFSDRFEERWIPTADGTRLHGLLFPADSASKGLIFYLHGNGGALDSWGEVAATYTRLGYSVFLLDYRGYGKSGGRISSQTQLLADVDTAYQQITTEFPEGRTVLLGYSLGTGPAAWLAARHHPRLLVLQAPYASMRAMARQHYPWVPPFIVRYPLATDEVLPRVTAPIVIFHGDRDEVISPVSTARLRQQLKPQDQFITLPGAGHNGLTDNPEYQRAIRRVLAGL
- a CDS encoding DUF1294 domain-containing protein → MTVLLICLLFFNLLCFLLFALDKRKAQRGQRRIPEKTLHFATLPAAAPGAWAAILLLHHKNRKAAFWSITLLLTLLQGATLYFAWPYLQELV
- the moaA gene encoding GTP 3',8-cyclase MoaA; this encodes MSAAVPSVLFDNHGRPLEYLRLAVTDRCNLRCFYCMPEEGIKYLPKQELLSYEEMERLVAIMAGLGVRKVRLTGGEPFVRRGLVPFMDRLSQIPGIEELTMTTNGVLTAPHVPELARMGLKAVNLSLDTLDRARFASITRRDELPRVLDTLYALLAAGIRVKINAVVMDGQNTQDLLPLAELTRDLPVDVRFIEEMPFNGHSHAATPATLPWNHNRIREHLALNLGELTPVAARSGDTASHYTVAGHQGRLGIIAAYSRTFCGTCNRIRLTAEGGLKTCLYDQGVLDIRALLRGGSSDEQIADALKSAFRNRAANGFEAERQRPLHQLSFESMSTIGG